The Spodoptera frugiperda isolate SF20-4 chromosome 9, AGI-APGP_CSIRO_Sfru_2.0, whole genome shotgun sequence genome contains a region encoding:
- the LOC118271123 gene encoding immunoglobulin superfamily containing leucine-rich repeat protein encodes MDYKYWTTWMRIACIQLALLTTTVADFTTECQRPCDCRWQSGNKAAICSNSSLKVIPANLSNDIQILDLSNNNLQQLHQEAFKKVGLSNLKKLFLKECNIEVVHKTAFVTLAIMIELDLSKNRIRSLHPDTFKGTEKLRLINLSNNFIDKLDDGIFRNLKFLQKVEASNNRIHRIGTKAFVNLPQLKILRFNGNNLNHMKPETLMGLRNLSGLDLHNNPWRCDCNLQTFRDWVISHNLYTPPTSCAEPASVQDKLWNELDSSNFACRPTILEPVPDATVKSYDENVTLTCKVVGNPPPEVGWRFNGKTIEMKAFGEIRYTVAENTMDLIRWVNLTIIYARYSDRGNYTCVAENPGGRDEKTLTLVLSRYGGVGTIAGMDTDSFAILVGCLTAIVIIFGAALVVCYFTTQNNEIKRLIKNDTRSSNGDVLIEASEASEPEKALKMEVNPVSKPPRKYEAPQSFTSEATEMSELNRTLLDNESVLASTEDNSRHQEVELPKISHEALLMDRLAQEHQAYPPDLLAFPLRGTQVSPAGGPSQDTESPIKSPVYGVTAINPALYSRFQGQNFQGSIPLISSKGYVTLPRRPRMVPDSSLRPQVFSTLNGVIPYYDTFNMRFFNHGGNYYSLNKSEIDLGPIGKMPSYPDDEEPAPSPAPGTPHATIPRNSLSSPNIHNQLLTLQAMSANQFIKSEQRPLKVTLAENEGLLKNRDFRSGYSVNVVSGTLGRSRTAPKPPPKPRKKNACEVKEQFLMNAGENATQV; translated from the exons ATGGACTATAAGTACTGGACGACATGGATGAGAATCGCGTGCATACAACTCGCGCTGCTCACCACCACGGTGGCAGACTTCACAACAGAGTGCCAGAGGCCGTGCGACTGTAGATGGCAGTCCGGGAACAAAGCCGCAATCTGTTCCAACTCTAGTTTGAAAGTTATTCCCGCAAACCTGAGCAACGACATACAAATACTAGACCTATCCAACAACAATCTACAACAACTACATCAAGAAGCATTCAAAAAAGTTGGCCTAAGCAACCTTAAAAAACTATTCCTCAAAGAGTGCAACATCGAAGTTGTTCATAAAACTGCGTTCGTTACTCTCGCAATCATGATCGAACTAGATTTATCGAAGAACAGAATCAGATCACTGCACCCCGATACGTTCAAAGGCACGGAGAAGCTGAGATTAATAAACTTAAGTAACAACTTCATCGATAAGTTGGACGACGGCATATTTCGCAATTTGAAGTTTCTTCAGAAAGTAGAGGCGAGCAACAATAGGATACACCGTATAGGAACTAAGGCGTTCGTCAACTTGCCGCAGTTGAAAATATTGCGGTTCAATGGGAATAATTTGAACCATATGAAGCCGGAAACTTTGATGGGCTTGAGGAACTTGTCCGGGTTGGATTTACACAACAATCCATGGCGTTGCGACTGCAATCTTCAGACGTTCCGGGACTGGGTGATCAGTCACAACCTGTACACCCCCCCCACGTCGTGTGCCGAACCGGCATCCGTACAAGACAAACTTTGGAATGAATTAGATTCGTCGAACTTCGCGTGCCGGCCGACAATACTCGAGCCCGTGCCAGACGCAACGGTGAAAAGTTACGATGAAAACGTGACTCTGACTTGCAAAGTAGTGGGGAACCCACCACCTGAAGTCGGTTGGCGGTTTAACGGGAAAACTATTGAGATGAAGGCGTTTGGAGAGATAAGGTACACGGTAGCGGAGAACACTATGGATTTGATTCGATGGGTGAATCTGACGATAATATATGCGAGGTATAGTGATAGAGGGAACTACACGTGTGTCGCTGAGAACCCGGGGGGCCGGGACGAGAAGACATTGACCCTAGTGCTTTCAAGATACGGAGGGGTTGGTACCATAGCTGGTATGGATACTGATTCCTTCGCGATTTTAGTTGGCTGTCTAACAGCTATAGTTATAATTTTTGGAGCTGCCCTAGTAGTCTGTTACTTTACTACCcaaaacaatgaaattaaaagACTGATTAAGAACGATACTCGTTCGTCTAATGGGGACGTGTTAATAGAGGCGTCAGAAGCTTCTGAGCCGGAGAAGGCGTTGAAGATGGAGGTGAACCCTGTGTCGAAGCCGCCGCGGAAGTATGAGGCGCCGCAGTCCTTCACTAGTGAAGCTACAGAGATGTCGGAACTGAATAGGACATTACTAGACAACGAATCTGTGTTAG CATCTACTGAGGACAACAGCCGGCATCAAGAGGTGGAACTTCCAAAAATATCCCATGAGGCCTTACTCATGGACCGCCTAGCTCAAGAGCATCAAGCGTACCCTCCAGACCTCCTCGCATTCCCTCTCAGAGGGACCCAAGTCTCTCCTGCTGGTGGACCTTCCCAAGACACAGAAAGTCCAATCAAATCACCGGTGTATGGGGTGACTGCCATTAATCCTGCCCTCTACAGCAGGTTTCAAGGTCAAAACTTCCAAGGATCGATTCCTCTCATCAGTTCAAAGGGCTACGTCACCTTACCAAGGAGACCTAGAATGGTTCCTGACAGCAGTCTTCGTCCACAAGTGTTCTCTACCCTGAATGGTGTTATCCCATACTATGACACTTTTAATATGAGGTTCTTCAACCACGGTGGTAACTACTACAGTTTGAACAAAAGCGAGATTGATTTGGGTCCCATAGGGAAGATGCCTTCGTACCCTGACGATGAGGAGCCAGCCCCGTCTCCTGCACCAGGAACTCCTCACGCAACGATACCGAGAAACAGCTTGAGTTCTCCCAATATTCATAATCAGCTGCTGACTTTGCAGGCTATGTCTGCGAATCAGTTTATAAAATCGGAACAGAGGCCTTTAAAAGTGACCCTGGCAGAAAACGAGGGCCTATTAAAGAACCGTGATTTTAGATCGGGTTATTCAGTGAACGTTGTTAGTGGGACCTTAGGAAGGTCCAGGACTGCTCCCAAACCCCCTCCTAAGCCGC